From a region of the Georgenia yuyongxinii genome:
- the nudC gene encoding NAD(+) diphosphatase yields MHDLPLARSTVDLDAAARTRPGVVAALVSAPTTRVLLLRRGLVASRDGALDLHAPSDVAGATWDPEHLTYLGKDADGAYLALTLPETLGEERDLDGVPIQEDAALVGFVDGLTFSHLRDVGDALPDRDAGLATTAVALAAWHARHPRCPRCGEMTEVVEAGWVRRCTADHSLHYPRTDPAVIMAVTDAEDRVLLGHAAHWPARRYSTLAGYVEPGESIEAAVRREVAEEAGIAVGEVEFRASQPWPFPASLMLGFRAKVAEGASTDVSVDGVEITAARFFSREELSAAVRDGEVLLPMRSSIALALIEEWFGGPLR; encoded by the coding sequence GTGCACGATCTTCCGCTGGCCCGCTCCACCGTCGACCTCGATGCCGCGGCACGGACGCGGCCCGGCGTCGTCGCGGCGCTCGTCTCCGCGCCCACCACCCGGGTGCTCCTGCTGCGGCGCGGGCTGGTGGCCTCCCGGGACGGCGCCCTGGACCTGCACGCCCCGTCCGACGTCGCGGGCGCCACCTGGGACCCCGAGCACCTCACCTACCTCGGCAAGGACGCCGACGGCGCCTACCTCGCCCTGACCCTGCCCGAGACGCTGGGGGAGGAGCGAGACCTCGACGGCGTCCCGATCCAGGAGGACGCCGCACTGGTGGGCTTCGTCGACGGGCTGACGTTCTCGCACCTGCGCGACGTGGGAGACGCCCTACCCGACCGCGACGCCGGCCTGGCGACGACCGCCGTCGCCCTGGCCGCCTGGCACGCGCGGCACCCGCGGTGCCCCCGGTGCGGGGAGATGACCGAGGTGGTGGAGGCGGGCTGGGTGCGTCGCTGCACCGCCGACCACTCCCTGCACTACCCGCGCACCGATCCAGCGGTGATCATGGCGGTGACCGACGCCGAGGACCGCGTCCTCCTCGGGCACGCCGCGCACTGGCCGGCCCGCCGGTACTCGACCCTCGCCGGCTACGTCGAGCCGGGGGAGTCGATCGAGGCCGCGGTGCGGCGCGAGGTCGCGGAGGAGGCGGGGATCGCCGTCGGCGAGGTGGAGTTCAGGGCCTCTCAGCCGTGGCCGTTCCCAGCGTCGTTGATGCTGGGCTTCCGCGCGAAGGTGGCCGAGGGGGCGAGCACCGACGTCAGCGTCGACGGCGTGGAGATCACCGCCGCCCGGTTCTTCTCGCGGGAGGAGCTCTCCGCCGCGGTGCGCGACGGCGAGGTGCTGCTGCCGATGCGTTCCTCCATCGCGCTCGCGCTCATCGAGGAGTGGTTCGGCGGCCCGCTGCGGTGA
- a CDS encoding nuclear transport factor 2 family protein — protein MDDRRLTDWMEGYVRAWNSNDPADIEALFTEDAVYLTEPYAEPWQGRKAIVRGWLEIKDEPGQTTFRWEPLAVDHDLHLIEGRTEYHVDPPRNYRNLWAIRLDGEGRCSEFTEWWMKEPLPE, from the coding sequence ATGGACGACCGCCGGCTCACCGACTGGATGGAGGGCTACGTACGGGCCTGGAACTCCAACGATCCGGCCGACATCGAGGCACTGTTCACCGAGGACGCCGTCTACCTGACGGAGCCGTATGCCGAGCCTTGGCAGGGCCGGAAGGCGATTGTGCGCGGGTGGCTCGAGATCAAGGATGAGCCTGGCCAGACCACGTTCCGGTGGGAACCGCTCGCAGTCGACCACGATCTCCACCTCATCGAGGGCCGCACTGAGTACCACGTCGATCCACCTCGCAACTACCGCAACCTCTGGGCGATTCGACTAGACGGTGAGGGCCGGTGCTCCGAGTTCACGGAGTGGTGGATGAAGGAGCCGCTGCCTGAGTGA
- a CDS encoding mycoredoxin encodes MTTQAPEAGTITMYSTTWCGYCRRLKTQLDSEGIAYTEVNIEEDETSAKFVESVNDGNQTVPTVVFPDGSAATNPSLSEVRKRLATAN; translated from the coding sequence ATGACGACGCAGGCGCCCGAGGCCGGCACGATCACCATGTACTCGACCACCTGGTGCGGCTACTGCCGCCGGCTGAAGACCCAGCTGGACAGCGAGGGCATCGCTTACACCGAGGTCAACATCGAGGAGGACGAGACCTCGGCGAAGTTCGTCGAGTCCGTCAACGACGGCAACCAGACCGTCCCCACGGTCGTGTTCCCGGACGGCTCGGCCGCGACCAACCCCTCGCTCTCCGAGGTCCGCAAGCGCCTGGCGACCGCCAACTGA